One region of Nothobranchius furzeri strain GRZ-AD chromosome 16, NfurGRZ-RIMD1, whole genome shotgun sequence genomic DNA includes:
- the LOC107388282 gene encoding urotensin-2 receptor, with product MNNRSLTPNAGPARLGGGSVDHELIITSTFGTLLSVVYIIGVSGNVYTLVVMCHSIRFATSMYISIINLALADLLYLSTIPFVVSTYFLKDWYFGDVGCRILLSLDLLTMHASIFTLTVMCTERYLAVTQPLDTVRRSKSYRKALAWGVWLLSLVLTVPMMIMVAQTSKKLPDGGVKRMCAPTWAPRAYKVYVTVLFGTSIMAPGLIIGYLYVRLARTYLESQRKSVISKDSRRSPKQKVLIMIFTIVMVFWACFLPFWIWQLLPLYHTKPLSLASQTHTCINYLVASLTYSNSCINPFLYTLLTKNYREYLKNRHKSFYKYTSSFKQRPPSLHSWGKSGSSSTQFDFNSEAVAMGTLK from the coding sequence ATGAACAACCGGTCTCTGACTCCGAACGCGGGTCCGGCGCGGCTCGGTGGCGGCTCCGTGGATCATGAACTCATCATCACATCTACCTTTGGGACGCTCCTGTCCGTGGTCTACATCATCGGGGTGTCAGGTAACGTGTACACGCTCGTGGTGATGTGCCACTCCATCCGGTTCGCCACCTCCATGTACATCTCCATCATCAACCTGGCCCTGGCGGACCTCCTCTACCTCTCCACCATTCCCTTCGTGGTGTCCACTTACTTCCTGAAGGACTGGTACTTTGGAGACGTGGGCTGCCGTATCCTGCTCAGCCTGGACCTCCTCACCATGCACGCCAGCATCTTCACGCTCACAGTGATGTGCACCGAGCGCTACCTAGCCGTGACGCAGCCGCTTGACACGGTCCGGCGCTCCAAGAGCTACCGCAAGGCTCTGGCGTGGGGTGTGTGGCTGCTGTCCCTGGTCCTTACAGTGCCCATGATGATCATGGTGGCACAGACCTCTAAGAAGTTACCGGACGGGGGCGTGAAGAGGATGTGCGCACCCACCTGGGCGCCTCGGGCTTATAAGGTTTACGTCACGGTCCTGTTTGGGACCAGCATCATGGCTCCAGGGCTCATTATCGGCTACCTGTACGTCCGGTTGGCGCGCACCTACTTGGAGTCTCAGCGCAAATCAGTGATCAGTAAAGACAGCAGGAGGAGCCCCAAGCAGAAGGTCCTGATCATGATCTTCACCATCGTCATGGTGTTCTGGGCATGCTTCCTGCCCTTCTGGATCTGGCAGCTCCTGCCCCTGTACCACACCAAGCCCCTGAGCCTGGCCTCGCAGACGCACACCTGCATCAACTACCTGGTGGCGAGTCTCACCTACAGCAACAGCTGCATCAACCCGTTCCTCTACACGCTGCTCACCAAGAACTACCGGGAGTACCTGAAGAACCGCCACAAGAGCTTCTACAAGTACACGTCCTCCTTTAAGCAGCGGCCGCCCAGCCTCCACTCCTGGGGCAAGTCCGGCTCCTCCAGCACGCAGTTCGACTTTAACTCTGAGGCGGTGGCCATGGGAACGCTGAAGTGA